A stretch of the Haloarchaeobius salinus genome encodes the following:
- a CDS encoding ArsR/SmtB family transcription factor: MEAVLWYVMTGTRGGENRVRILRAIDERPRNANRLAEELDLDYKTVRHHLDVLLENDIVENSGDEYGAVYLPTEQARDHWDTVEQIIEQVE; the protein is encoded by the coding sequence ATGGAGGCCGTTCTCTGGTACGTGATGACCGGGACCCGTGGTGGTGAGAACCGGGTCCGTATCCTCCGTGCCATCGACGAGCGGCCGCGCAACGCGAACAGGCTCGCCGAGGAGCTGGACCTGGACTACAAGACGGTCCGGCACCACCTCGACGTGCTGCTGGAGAACGACATCGTGGAGAACAGCGGCGACGAGTACGGCGCGGTGTACCTCCCGACGGAACAGGCGCGTGACCACTGGGACACGGTCGAGCAGATCATCGAACAGGTGGAGTGA
- a CDS encoding trans-sulfuration enzyme family protein, protein MDDRHFETREVHSHVRNDQYGAMMPPIYANATYEYASPTEQQSEHRYSRMSAPTRGALEESFAMLEGGEHAFAFASGMAAIDAVFASTLSPGDHVVAAKNLYAETHDLLADVYSEYGIETTHVPVNDADAIAEAIGPDTELVYFETPTNPVLRVGDIEAAAEAAHEHDALLANDNTFASPYLQRPLELGADIVVESLTKYQGGHSDVLAGAVATNDQSVAEEIEYTQYTRGAILGPFDSFLVLRGMKTLSTRMDRHCRNARAVAEFLDDHPGVDPVYYPGLESHPNHEVAARQMADFGGMVAFELDGDRDTVAEFAAGLEVFALAESLGGVESLVEVPALMTHQDLSPEELAEAGIDEGLVRLSVGIEHHEDLLADLEQALDAAFD, encoded by the coding sequence ATGGACGACCGTCACTTCGAGACACGGGAAGTGCACTCACACGTCAGGAACGACCAGTACGGGGCGATGATGCCCCCGATCTACGCGAACGCGACGTACGAGTACGCGTCGCCGACCGAACAGCAGAGCGAGCACCGCTACTCGCGGATGTCCGCGCCGACCCGTGGCGCGCTCGAGGAGTCGTTCGCGATGCTGGAGGGTGGTGAGCACGCCTTCGCGTTCGCCAGCGGGATGGCCGCCATCGACGCGGTGTTCGCCTCGACGCTCTCGCCGGGCGACCACGTCGTCGCCGCCAAGAACCTCTACGCCGAGACGCACGACCTGCTCGCGGACGTCTACTCGGAGTACGGCATCGAGACGACGCACGTCCCGGTGAACGACGCCGACGCCATCGCCGAGGCCATCGGGCCGGACACCGAGCTGGTCTACTTCGAGACACCGACGAACCCGGTGCTCCGGGTCGGCGACATCGAGGCGGCCGCCGAGGCGGCCCACGAGCACGACGCGCTGCTCGCGAACGACAACACGTTCGCGTCGCCGTACCTCCAGCGTCCGCTCGAACTCGGGGCGGACATCGTCGTCGAGTCGCTGACGAAGTACCAGGGCGGGCACTCCGACGTGCTCGCCGGCGCGGTCGCCACGAACGACCAGAGCGTCGCCGAGGAGATCGAGTACACCCAGTACACCCGGGGTGCCATCCTGGGGCCGTTCGACTCCTTCCTCGTGCTGCGGGGGATGAAGACGCTCTCGACCCGGATGGACCGCCACTGCCGGAACGCCCGGGCCGTCGCGGAGTTCCTCGACGACCACCCCGGCGTCGACCCGGTGTACTACCCCGGGCTCGAGTCGCACCCGAACCACGAGGTCGCCGCCCGGCAGATGGCCGACTTCGGCGGGATGGTGGCGTTCGAGCTCGACGGCGACCGCGACACCGTCGCCGAGTTCGCGGCTGGGCTGGAGGTGTTCGCGCTCGCCGAGAGCCTCGGCGGCGTCGAGAGCCTCGTCGAGGTACCCGCGCTGATGACCCATCAGGACCTCTCGCCCGAGGAGCTCGCCGAGGCCGGCATCGACGAGGGCCTCGTCCGGTTGAGCGTCGGCATCGAGCACCACGAGGACCTCCTCGCCGACCTGGAACAGGCCCTCGACGCCGCGTTCGACTGA
- a CDS encoding M20 family metallopeptidase, which yields MGEQPDTDEFPTDVVALAARLVRIASENPPGNERPCAEYVVDWFTEHGVEAELVPTPGTDRPNAVATVGSGGPTLVLNGHTDVVPADDPGDWEHDPFGGEVDEGRLWGRGSADMKTGLALAMVVARNRAAELAGGEDLPGTLVVHAAAGEETGLPGTRTLVDEGYGGDYAVVLEPTEFRVATSAKGVVTYRVGVHGESTHASNPDEGTNAIAQARALMDRIDEYDARLRERSDPLVGKAYANVTAFEAGTGSNMAVVPARAEFLLDRRILPEESIEDVDREVDDLLAAAERADGVVTDRETVQHYGSAGIEPDHPLAELVRARTGDLAPAEPWGMAAATDAREFVADGVPAVVWGPGSLSEAHTVDESIPVADAERALPLLEGIVHDVLSGELEK from the coding sequence ATGGGCGAGCAGCCCGACACCGACGAGTTCCCGACCGACGTGGTCGCGCTCGCAGCCCGTCTCGTCCGCATCGCCTCGGAGAACCCGCCGGGGAACGAACGGCCCTGCGCCGAGTACGTCGTCGACTGGTTCACCGAACACGGCGTCGAGGCCGAGCTGGTCCCGACGCCCGGCACCGACCGTCCGAACGCGGTCGCGACCGTCGGCTCCGGCGGCCCGACGCTCGTGCTGAACGGCCACACCGACGTGGTGCCGGCTGACGACCCCGGCGACTGGGAACACGACCCGTTCGGCGGCGAGGTCGACGAGGGTCGGCTGTGGGGTCGCGGCAGCGCGGACATGAAGACCGGCCTCGCGCTGGCGATGGTCGTCGCCCGGAACCGCGCTGCCGAGCTGGCCGGGGGCGAGGACCTCCCCGGGACGCTCGTCGTCCACGCCGCCGCCGGCGAGGAGACCGGGCTGCCCGGGACCCGGACCCTCGTCGACGAGGGGTACGGCGGCGACTACGCCGTCGTCCTCGAACCGACCGAGTTCCGCGTCGCGACGAGCGCGAAGGGCGTCGTCACCTACCGGGTCGGCGTCCACGGCGAGTCGACCCACGCGAGCAACCCCGACGAGGGGACGAACGCCATCGCGCAGGCCCGTGCCCTGATGGACCGCATCGACGAGTACGACGCGCGACTCCGCGAACGCAGCGACCCACTCGTCGGGAAGGCGTACGCGAACGTCACCGCCTTCGAGGCCGGCACCGGCTCGAACATGGCCGTCGTCCCCGCCCGTGCCGAGTTCCTGCTCGACCGCCGCATCCTCCCCGAGGAGTCCATCGAGGACGTGGACCGCGAGGTCGACGACCTGCTGGCCGCCGCCGAACGTGCGGACGGCGTCGTCACCGACCGGGAGACGGTCCAGCACTACGGCTCGGCGGGCATCGAACCGGACCACCCGCTCGCCGAACTCGTCCGCGCTCGAACCGGCGACCTCGCACCGGCCGAGCCGTGGGGGATGGCCGCGGCGACCGACGCCCGGGAGTTCGTCGCCGACGGCGTCCCGGCGGTCGTCTGGGGGCCGGGCTCGCTCTCGGAGGCCCACACCGTCGACGAGTCGATTCCGGTCGCCGACGCGGAGCGGGCGCTGCCGCTGCTCGAGGGAATCGTCCACGACGTGCTCTCGGGCGAACTCGAGAAGTAG
- a CDS encoding DUF357 domain-containing protein — protein sequence MAADLEEKTDRYHDLLADAIEEVTVSAPEDTPMGVAALDCLEMAASYLDDGEHFRENDDLVNALAAFSYGHAWLDAGARVGLFDVPREGHLFTV from the coding sequence ATGGCGGCGGACCTCGAGGAGAAGACCGACCGCTACCACGACCTGCTCGCCGATGCCATCGAGGAGGTGACCGTCTCGGCACCCGAGGACACGCCGATGGGCGTGGCCGCACTCGACTGTCTGGAGATGGCGGCGTCGTACCTCGACGACGGCGAGCACTTCCGCGAGAACGACGACCTCGTGAACGCGCTGGCTGCGTTCTCATACGGTCATGCGTGGCTCGACGCGGGGGCGCGGGTCGGGCTGTTCGACGTCCCCCGCGAGGGCCACCTGTTCACGGTCTGA
- a CDS encoding winged helix-turn-helix transcriptional regulator — protein MSSEALESAEKNVAAEKNEGACPVVRSLEQIGSQWRLVVLHDLRGEEKRFNELKRSTGASSRTLSRVLDDLADLGFVERRVEADAPIASYYSLTDKGESLCPVFDEIEDWATDWL, from the coding sequence ATGTCATCGGAAGCACTCGAATCCGCCGAGAAGAACGTCGCCGCGGAGAAGAACGAGGGCGCGTGTCCCGTCGTCCGGTCGCTCGAACAGATCGGTTCCCAGTGGCGGCTCGTCGTCCTCCACGACCTGCGCGGCGAGGAGAAGCGGTTCAACGAGCTGAAGCGCTCCACCGGCGCGAGCTCGCGGACCCTCTCGCGCGTGCTCGACGACCTCGCCGACCTCGGCTTCGTGGAGCGTCGCGTCGAGGCCGACGCGCCCATCGCCTCCTACTACAGCCTCACCGACAAGGGCGAGTCGCTCTGTCCCGTCTTCGACGAGATCGAGGACTGGGCCACCGACTGGCTCTGA
- a CDS encoding DoxX family protein: protein MTLEITGTAAVVFLVGRVLVGGVVAFMGLNHFMNAEDMAGYAGMKGVPAPGLMVPFTGGMLLFGGLSIALGFYPAIGAGAIAVFLVVTTPLMHDFWAMDDPEQQQNEMTAFLKNVVMLGAALAFLVLAGTGWEYSIATGELAAAAVAPLF from the coding sequence ATGACGCTCGAGATCACCGGTACCGCGGCCGTCGTCTTCCTCGTCGGGCGGGTGCTCGTCGGGGGCGTCGTCGCGTTCATGGGCCTGAACCACTTCATGAACGCCGAGGACATGGCGGGCTACGCCGGGATGAAGGGCGTCCCCGCGCCGGGGCTCATGGTCCCGTTCACCGGCGGGATGCTCCTGTTCGGCGGGCTCTCCATCGCGCTGGGGTTCTACCCGGCCATCGGCGCGGGGGCCATCGCCGTCTTCCTCGTCGTGACCACGCCGCTGATGCACGACTTCTGGGCGATGGACGACCCCGAACAGCAGCAGAACGAGATGACGGCGTTCCTGAAGAACGTCGTCATGCTGGGTGCGGCGCTCGCCTTCCTCGTGCTCGCAGGCACGGGCTGGGAGTACAGCATCGCGACCGGTGAGCTCGCGGCTGCCGCCGTCGCGCCGCTGTTCTGA
- a CDS encoding SRPBCC family protein, which produces MSEGTTVRLGSTPDGGRIEVAREVPVDHRRAWELLTDTWRWPEWGPTVRDVDAPTRFISAGSHGSVNVLGAVWVPYEITTCGDGRWTWDVARVPATGHRVEPIGENRCRVVFEVPPLAAGYVPVCRRALKKIEAILLADER; this is translated from the coding sequence GTGTCCGAGGGAACGACGGTCCGGCTCGGCTCGACCCCCGACGGCGGCCGCATCGAGGTCGCCCGCGAGGTTCCCGTCGACCACCGCCGCGCGTGGGAACTGCTGACGGATACGTGGCGCTGGCCCGAGTGGGGGCCGACCGTCCGGGACGTGGACGCACCGACGCGGTTCATCTCGGCGGGGAGTCACGGCAGCGTGAACGTCCTCGGCGCAGTGTGGGTCCCCTACGAGATAACGACCTGCGGGGACGGCCGCTGGACGTGGGACGTGGCGCGTGTTCCGGCGACGGGCCACCGCGTCGAGCCGATCGGTGAGAACCGCTGTCGTGTCGTCTTCGAGGTCCCACCGCTCGCGGCGGGCTACGTGCCGGTCTGCCGACGCGCGCTGAAGAAGATCGAGGCGATCCTGCTCGCGGACGAGCGCTGA
- a CDS encoding ABC transporter ATP-binding protein: MITVEDLRKEYDGFVAVDGSTFSVGRGEVFGVVGPNGAGKTTTLKTLAGLVEPTSGTVSVAGLAADDPEMRRNLGFLPEESPLYEEMTATAYLEFFADLYDVPGDVAGERITEALDRLDLEHRERRIGDMSKGMKRKVAIARSLVNDPDVLIYDEPASGLDPLTTNYIIEFTEQLAEQGKTIVFSAHNLYHVESICDRVIVMNHGEIIARGTLDEIRREHGSTSYHVYTDVALDGSEPAGDERYESVVGDMDAVEALRSQAGARGGSVVDIQTRDPSLEDIFLDIADETPEQASEGERERTVEAET, encoded by the coding sequence ATGATCACGGTCGAGGACCTCCGCAAAGAGTACGACGGGTTCGTCGCGGTCGACGGCAGCACGTTCTCGGTGGGCCGTGGCGAGGTCTTCGGTGTGGTCGGGCCGAACGGGGCCGGCAAGACGACGACGCTCAAGACGCTCGCGGGGCTCGTCGAACCGACGAGCGGGACCGTCTCGGTCGCGGGACTCGCGGCCGACGACCCCGAGATGCGACGGAACCTCGGCTTCCTCCCCGAGGAGTCGCCGCTGTACGAGGAGATGACGGCGACCGCCTACCTCGAGTTCTTCGCGGACCTCTACGACGTTCCGGGCGACGTGGCCGGCGAGCGCATCACGGAGGCACTCGACCGGCTCGACCTCGAACATCGCGAGCGCCGCATCGGCGACATGTCGAAGGGGATGAAGCGGAAGGTCGCCATCGCCCGGTCGCTCGTCAACGACCCCGACGTGCTCATCTACGACGAGCCCGCGTCGGGCCTGGACCCGCTGACGACGAACTACATCATCGAGTTCACCGAACAGCTCGCCGAACAGGGCAAGACCATCGTCTTCTCGGCGCACAACCTCTACCACGTCGAGAGCATCTGCGACCGCGTCATCGTGATGAACCACGGCGAGATCATCGCACGGGGCACGCTGGACGAGATCCGCCGCGAGCACGGCTCGACGTCGTACCACGTCTACACCGACGTGGCACTCGACGGCTCGGAGCCGGCCGGCGACGAGCGCTACGAGTCGGTGGTCGGCGACATGGACGCCGTCGAGGCGCTGCGGTCGCAGGCCGGTGCACGCGGGGGCTCGGTCGTCGACATCCAGACCCGCGACCCGAGCCTGGAGGACATCTTCCTCGACATCGCCGACGAGACCCCGGAGCAGGCGAGCGAGGGCGAGCGCGAGCGGACCGTGGAGGCGGAGACGTGA
- a CDS encoding PrsW family intramembrane metalloprotease, whose translation MTRGSRLTAVTSRLRSLPSRLRDGWPPLSPRKTLRIARWEVEKSAGTVDRRTAAVAILLLVVGGLAAPVVIAQGPGLDDGIYRVGVEPGNPYYDVVQESSQFAARPDHASAAALNNGEIDVLVTERGPPIPRSTRKGRAAYAEFRSAVVEYNDGQMRLDDNQSAAFPVVVDVSYESRGGTTFGSGGEAGTDAGTDETSDGGTGTSTGSGDDDDDAGSGGGGTDGGSDSGGDDGIAAPNLGGSGGFGSGTSSGDPSSISPPFPFSSLVLAFLFIVPMNFVIQAYGSTIINERINRRGELLLVAPVSRRDIIAGKTLPYFLGLLAVTVGIAWAIGGGPASVGAVVPIALLFLSSTFVGGMFARSFKELTFVTIAVSVFLTSYVFVPAIFTDVTPIALISPLTVVVMDLQGQSIGLGEFAFATLPFLLTSLVLFTIGAGTYREEDMFSQRAVHRKALDAIATRVRSVSSVLLVTMLLLPFVFLAELLAIALVFILPRSVSIPALFLTVALIEEFAKSIHVYAGFEYARFERSKRTAVVLGIASGVGFFLAEKLTLLVQLVQLQTLPEGQSAFPDAAVGGVDPLLALGLLALPLLLHTVTATISALGAQRSRRAYVGAFCVAVVVHLLYNLGVSGLVA comes from the coding sequence GTGACGCGGGGCTCGCGCCTCACCGCAGTCACCTCACGTCTCCGCTCGCTCCCGTCCCGACTCCGCGACGGCTGGCCGCCGCTCTCGCCGCGCAAGACCCTCCGAATCGCCCGCTGGGAGGTCGAGAAGAGCGCCGGCACCGTCGACCGGCGGACCGCGGCCGTCGCCATCCTCCTGCTCGTCGTGGGTGGACTCGCCGCGCCGGTCGTCATCGCCCAGGGACCCGGCCTCGACGACGGCATCTACCGTGTCGGGGTCGAACCCGGAAACCCGTACTACGACGTCGTCCAGGAGAGCTCGCAGTTCGCGGCCAGACCGGACCACGCCTCCGCCGCCGCGTTGAACAACGGCGAGATCGACGTTCTCGTGACCGAACGCGGCCCGCCCATCCCCCGCTCGACGCGGAAGGGCCGGGCCGCCTACGCCGAGTTCCGGTCGGCGGTGGTCGAGTACAACGACGGCCAGATGCGGCTGGACGACAACCAGAGCGCCGCCTTCCCCGTGGTCGTCGACGTGAGCTACGAGTCCCGCGGTGGAACGACGTTCGGGTCCGGCGGCGAGGCGGGCACCGACGCCGGCACGGACGAAACCAGCGACGGCGGGACCGGCACCAGCACGGGCAGCGGCGACGACGACGACGATGCCGGAAGCGGTGGGGGTGGCACGGATGGAGGCTCCGACTCCGGCGGCGACGACGGCATCGCGGCCCCGAACCTCGGCGGCAGTGGCGGCTTCGGCAGCGGCACCAGCTCGGGCGACCCGAGCAGCATCAGCCCGCCGTTCCCGTTCAGCTCGCTCGTGCTCGCGTTCCTGTTCATCGTCCCGATGAACTTCGTCATCCAGGCGTACGGCAGCACCATCATCAACGAGCGCATCAACCGCCGTGGCGAGCTGCTGCTCGTCGCTCCCGTCTCCCGTCGGGACATCATCGCCGGGAAGACGCTGCCGTACTTCCTCGGACTGCTCGCCGTGACGGTCGGTATCGCCTGGGCCATCGGCGGTGGCCCGGCATCCGTCGGCGCGGTCGTCCCCATCGCGCTGCTGTTCCTCTCGTCGACGTTCGTCGGCGGGATGTTCGCCCGGTCGTTCAAGGAGCTCACGTTCGTCACCATCGCGGTGTCGGTGTTCCTCACCTCCTACGTGTTCGTCCCGGCCATCTTCACCGACGTGACGCCCATCGCGCTCATCTCGCCGCTGACCGTCGTCGTGATGGACCTGCAGGGCCAGTCCATCGGTCTCGGCGAGTTCGCGTTCGCGACGCTGCCGTTCCTGCTCACGTCGCTCGTGCTGTTCACCATCGGCGCGGGCACCTACCGCGAGGAGGACATGTTCAGCCAGCGCGCGGTCCACCGGAAGGCGCTCGACGCCATCGCGACGCGGGTCCGGAGCGTCTCGTCGGTGCTCCTCGTGACGATGCTGTTGCTCCCGTTCGTCTTCCTCGCGGAGTTGCTCGCCATCGCGCTGGTGTTCATCCTCCCGCGCTCGGTCTCGATCCCCGCGCTGTTCCTCACCGTCGCGCTCATCGAGGAGTTCGCGAAGAGTATCCACGTCTACGCGGGCTTCGAGTACGCCCGGTTCGAACGCTCGAAGAGGACAGCGGTCGTCCTCGGTATCGCGAGCGGCGTCGGGTTCTTCCTCGCCGAGAAGCTGACGCTGCTCGTCCAGCTCGTCCAGCTCCAGACGCTCCCCGAGGGACAGAGCGCGTTCCCGGACGCGGCGGTCGGCGGCGTCGACCCGCTGCTCGCGCTCGGGTTACTGGCGCTCCCGCTGCTGCTGCACACCGTGACGGCGACCATCTCGGCGCTCGGTGCACAGCGGTCGCGACGGGCGTACGTCGGGGCGTTCTGCGTCGCCGTCGTCGTCCACCTGCTGTACAACCTGGGGGTGTCCGGCCTTGTCGCGTGA
- a CDS encoding ABC transporter permease: protein MSRDGPPTHHVGDDGDETGGGGGRRASIRARLAIAKREVASLRSEKTIVLALCIQLFVASFSSFLVVGLVSLYDPGSVEGYTLQMAVGGNASDEVIEVVGNDDSIEVVQYESAEGAREGFRNWRVDAVMVATHTGNGTVAVQATVPDENLRTTVIIVQVRETLQAMEENLRQEYRTSLDREVLDVPPKQGSSPYFGFTYTVLVPLLLFLPVFISGSIAVDSLTEESQRGTLELLRVAPVTLGDIVDAKLLATATLAPVQAALWLGLLWFNGTGISNPLVLVGLVGALAVLVVSVGIGIALAAADRRQAQFLYSTGVLGAITVAGLLPEHPANTVARLAIGSPGEWTWAFAVVYACLGILAYLAVRLGVQFIDPEGL, encoded by the coding sequence TTGTCGCGTGACGGCCCGCCGACCCACCACGTGGGCGACGACGGCGATGAGACCGGTGGTGGCGGGGGCCGTCGCGCCTCCATCCGCGCCCGGCTCGCCATCGCGAAGCGGGAGGTCGCGTCGCTCCGCTCCGAGAAGACCATCGTGCTCGCGCTGTGCATCCAGCTGTTCGTGGCGTCGTTCTCCTCGTTCCTCGTCGTCGGGCTCGTCTCGCTCTACGACCCGGGGAGCGTCGAGGGCTACACGCTCCAGATGGCCGTCGGCGGCAACGCCTCCGACGAGGTCATCGAGGTCGTCGGGAACGACGACAGCATCGAGGTCGTCCAGTACGAGTCCGCGGAGGGTGCCCGCGAGGGGTTCCGGAACTGGCGCGTCGACGCCGTGATGGTCGCGACACACACCGGCAACGGGACGGTGGCGGTCCAGGCCACGGTGCCCGACGAGAACCTGCGTACGACGGTCATCATCGTCCAGGTGCGCGAGACGCTGCAGGCGATGGAGGAGAACCTCCGACAGGAGTACCGGACCAGCCTCGACCGCGAGGTGCTCGACGTGCCGCCCAAGCAGGGCTCCAGTCCGTACTTCGGGTTCACCTACACCGTGCTGGTGCCGCTGCTGCTGTTCCTGCCCGTCTTCATCTCCGGGTCCATCGCGGTCGACTCGCTGACCGAGGAGAGCCAGCGCGGGACGCTGGAGCTGCTCCGCGTGGCTCCCGTCACGCTGGGCGACATCGTCGACGCGAAGCTGCTCGCGACGGCGACACTCGCACCCGTGCAGGCGGCGCTCTGGCTCGGGCTGCTCTGGTTCAACGGCACCGGTATCTCGAACCCCCTCGTCCTCGTCGGGCTCGTCGGTGCGCTGGCCGTACTCGTCGTCTCCGTCGGTATCGGCATCGCCCTCGCAGCGGCGGACCGTCGGCAGGCGCAGTTCCTCTACTCGACGGGCGTGCTCGGGGCCATCACGGTCGCCGGTCTGCTGCCCGAGCATCCCGCGAACACGGTCGCCCGGCTGGCCATCGGCAGCCCCGGCGAGTGGACGTGGGCGTTCGCCGTGGTCTACGCCTGTCTGGGCATCCTGGCCTACCTCGCGGTCCGGCTCGGCGTCCAGTTCATCGACCCAGAAGGCCTCTAG
- a CDS encoding PKD domain-containing protein, which yields MSAYRNTLLALSVLLLCSAGLAVADTPAQTTDEGPNVTVSGPDRAVYNATSTFEVAVRNASGEVSVEWTFPDGSTAETRQASYRFQQEGNVTVTVAVTDGTGTTTRTLDYEVFRYTSGKGDSQALPALGMLGISVGFMGLVVALYFKVLPWFYRNI from the coding sequence ATGTCGGCATATCGGAATACCCTCCTCGCACTGTCCGTTCTCCTGCTCTGTTCGGCCGGCCTCGCCGTCGCTGACACGCCCGCACAGACAACCGACGAGGGCCCGAACGTCACCGTCTCGGGGCCGGACCGGGCCGTCTACAACGCCACGTCGACGTTCGAGGTGGCCGTGCGGAACGCGAGCGGCGAGGTCTCGGTGGAGTGGACGTTCCCCGACGGTTCGACCGCGGAGACGCGACAGGCGAGCTACCGGTTCCAGCAGGAGGGCAACGTGACGGTGACCGTCGCGGTCACCGACGGAACCGGGACGACGACGCGGACGCTCGACTACGAGGTGTTCCGGTACACCTCGGGGAAGGGTGACTCGCAGGCACTGCCGGCACTCGGGATGCTCGGGATCTCAGTCGGCTTCATGGGCCTCGTCGTCGCGCTCTACTTCAAGGTCCTCCCCTGGTTCTACCGGAACATCTAG
- a CDS encoding aldo/keto reductase: protein MEYTTLGDTGLEVSRICLGCMSFGDPDWRGWVLDEDDGKELVDRALDLGINFFDTANMYSKGESERILGEALDGQRDEAVVATKGYFQMDEDDPNSGGLSRKAIEQELQNSLDRLGMDTVDLYQIHRWDDDTPIETTLRALDDAVRRGQVRYIGGSSMWAHQFAESLYTADRLGTERFVTMQNHYNLLYREEEREMLPLCAKENVGVIPWSPLARGYLARPHEEYDATARGERDEHARGHPYFEGGGREINERVQELAAEHGVTMAQIGLAWLFSKDVVDAPIVGTTSIEHLEQAVEALDVDLSHSDVAWLEEPYEPVRVSGHE from the coding sequence ATGGAGTACACTACTCTCGGCGACACCGGACTGGAGGTCAGTCGCATCTGCCTCGGCTGCATGAGCTTCGGCGACCCCGACTGGCGCGGCTGGGTCCTCGACGAGGACGACGGAAAGGAGCTGGTCGACCGCGCGCTCGACCTCGGCATCAACTTCTTCGACACCGCGAACATGTACTCGAAGGGCGAGTCCGAGCGCATCCTCGGCGAGGCACTCGACGGGCAGCGCGACGAGGCCGTCGTCGCCACGAAGGGCTACTTCCAGATGGACGAGGACGACCCGAACTCCGGTGGACTCTCCCGGAAGGCCATCGAGCAGGAGCTACAGAACAGCCTCGACCGGCTGGGGATGGACACCGTGGACCTCTACCAGATCCACCGATGGGACGACGACACACCGATCGAGACGACGCTGCGCGCGCTCGACGACGCGGTACGGCGCGGGCAGGTCCGCTACATCGGCGGGTCGTCGATGTGGGCCCACCAGTTCGCCGAGTCCCTGTACACGGCAGACCGCCTCGGCACGGAGCGGTTCGTCACCATGCAGAACCACTACAACCTGCTCTACCGCGAGGAGGAACGGGAGATGCTCCCGCTCTGTGCGAAGGAGAACGTCGGCGTCATACCCTGGTCGCCGCTGGCACGGGGCTACCTCGCACGGCCGCACGAGGAGTACGACGCGACGGCCCGCGGCGAGCGCGACGAGCACGCCCGCGGCCACCCCTACTTCGAGGGCGGCGGCCGGGAGATCAACGAGCGCGTGCAGGAACTCGCCGCCGAGCACGGCGTGACGATGGCCCAGATCGGCCTCGCGTGGCTGTTCTCGAAGGACGTCGTCGACGCACCCATCGTCGGCACGACCAGCATCGAGCACCTGGAGCAGGCCGTCGAGGCGCTCGACGTGGACCTCAGCCACAGCGACGTCGCGTGGCTGGAGGAGCCCTACGAGCCGGTCCGCGTCTCGGGCCACGAGTGA
- a CDS encoding macro domain-containing protein gives MQFTVVQGDIAAQSADALVNAAGTSLRMGSGVAGALRRGAGGDINEAAMAKGPVDLGEVAVTDAFDLDADCVVHAAAMPHYGDGKATERSIRDATRNALAAADGRGCESLVIPALGCGVAGFDLREGARLICGELDAFEPEHLQDVRFIAYSDDEYATVRAVASEFD, from the coding sequence ATGCAGTTCACCGTCGTCCAGGGCGACATCGCCGCACAGTCCGCCGACGCACTCGTGAACGCCGCCGGTACGAGCCTCCGGATGGGGTCGGGCGTCGCCGGCGCGCTCCGCCGGGGTGCGGGCGGCGACATCAACGAGGCCGCGATGGCGAAGGGACCGGTCGACCTCGGCGAGGTCGCGGTCACTGACGCGTTCGACCTCGACGCCGACTGCGTCGTCCACGCCGCCGCGATGCCCCACTACGGCGACGGCAAGGCGACCGAGCGGAGCATCCGCGACGCGACGCGGAACGCGCTGGCGGCCGCCGACGGGCGCGGCTGCGAGTCGCTCGTGATTCCGGCGCTCGGCTGTGGCGTCGCCGGCTTCGACCTGCGCGAGGGGGCACGGCTCATCTGCGGGGAGCTCGACGCCTTCGAGCCCGAACATCTGCAGGACGTCCGGTTCATCGCCTACAGCGACGACGAGTACGCGACGGTGCGGGCGGTCGCGAGCGAGTTCGACTGA